The window ATGAGGTAATATTTATAGGCATTAATATTTTTATATGTAGATATTTCAGTCCTTATTCATCATATTTAATATCATTAATAGATATCATGAAGTACCTTTGAAATATCAGTTATCGCAAACATACCAATTATGTTACCCTTCTTGTCTTTAACTGGCAGATGTCTTATTTTATTCTTAGTCATGAGGTCTATGGCAGTAAATGGATCTGTGTCTTCCTCAATTATTATTAAATTGCCCATAGTAGCTGCTAATCTCACCTCATCATTAGGATTAAGACCACTAGAGAAAGCCTTTACAGCGTCTCTATCGGTAAAAATTCCCTTTGGAGCCCCATTTTCTGTTATTATTACAGACCCTACACCCTTCTCAAGCATTAATTTACAGGTTTCTTGTATTGATGTATTTAACTCTACTTGAAATATAGGTGTAGACATGTAAGTTTTTACACTTTTCATAATATAAAACTTAATCTTTTTCCCAATAAGCTTTTAATTTCACTTTAGTGGGCTGTTTATTTTGAAGCAAATCTATAATAACGTCCCTATAATACTCCTCTGATTGAACTCCCCTAACCAGCCACTCGTCATTAATTAATATCGCTGGTACGCCCTTGATTCCCATAGCTTTAGCCTCCTCTTCGTCTTGAATCACAGATAATCTAGTCTTCTTAGACTTTATATCCTCTCTAAATTTGTTTAAATCTAGATTTAACTCTTTCGCAATGCTTATCAAAACCTGTTCATCAGTTATATCTTCGCCCTGAAGAAAGAATCTATCTTGAGCTTTGTCGTAGAACTCCCAATGCCCTTCATCTCCCTTCTGAAACTCTGCAGCTTTACATGCAACTAAAGGTGGAATAGACCATACATAAGTGAATTTACTTTTCTCAATTATCTTATCTAGATCATAATCTGGAAAATATTTCTTCACTATTTGGAATTCGTTGAAGAATAATTTCTTAGCCTCTTCCGGTGTAAATGCAACTTCTTTTAGATCTTCTAACGATGATATTA is drawn from Sulfolobus acidocaldarius SUSAZ and contains these coding sequences:
- a CDS encoding histidine kinase, with the protein product MKSVKTYMSTPIFQVELNTSIQETCKLMLEKGVGSVIITENGAPKGIFTDRDAVKAFSSGLNPNDEVRLAATMGNLIIIEEDTDPFTAIDLMTKNKIRHLPVKDKKGNIIGMFAITDISKVLHDIY
- a CDS encoding DSBA oxidoreductase — protein: MIKITFFHDVICPFCYVTSKRLRRVITEFKDQVVVKHKAFAIISSLEDLKEVAFTPEEAKKLFFNEFQIVKKYFPDYDLDKIIEKSKFTYVWSIPPLVACKAAEFQKGDEGHWEFYDKAQDRFFLQGEDITDEQVLISIAKELNLDLNKFREDIKSKKTRLSVIQDEEEAKAMGIKGVPAILINDEWLVRGVQSEEYYRDVIIDLLQNKQPTKVKLKAYWEKD